AAGGCCGTACTTGGTCTCTCTCTTGTAGTCCAGACGGAAAGACGTTGGTTAGTGGAGGACAAGATTTAGTCATCAAGTTCTGGGATTTAGCGACTGGGGAATATCTAGCAGAATTACCCCCTGTAGAGCATCGTGTTTGGTTAACCGAATTTAGCCCCAACGGTCAAATCCTAGCTTGCAGTAGTCCTGATGGCACCTTAAGTTTATGGGATGTGGCAACTCGTACCTGCTTGCACTTCCTTCACGGCCACTCAAAGCAAACTTGGCGGGTGAGATTTAGTCAAGATGGTAAAACGTTAGCCAGTTGTAGCGATGACCAAACGGCTCGGATTTGGGATGTTGCTACCGGGAAATGCCTGCAAGTGTTTATGGGTCACACTCATACAGTTAATTCAGTCTGCTTTATTCCCGACGGCAAAACCCTATCCACTGGTAGCCAAGACGGCACCATTCGCCTTTGGGATATTGATACGGGAGAATGCCTTAACGTTCTACGCGCCCCTCGCCCTTACGAAGGCATGAAGATTACAGGTATAACAGGGCTAACTGATGCCGAGAAGGAGACACTACATCTTTTGGGCGCAGTGAGTTAGGAAGCGATCGCCTCTCTCGGAAAACCAATCTTGAGCAATAACTCCTGCCAACGCTCCTGCGGTAGACTACCTCCTGATGCTTGATCATGCCCGTGACCGTAGCTGCCTTCTCCTTCAGAGATCTGCTGTGCCCGGAGAAATTCCAACACATTGGCACTGGTAGAGCGGGCGGAGAAGTTAACTCGGCCAGGGAGATAACCGGAATTAGCCACGATCACAATATGTTTAGGGAGACGAGTGCGCCAACTTTGAGCCAGCAGGGGGTGAATTTGGCAGGGAGACTTAACTTGAATCAACGCCACATCCCCCGCGAAAACAGGTGCCGCTTTGCGGCCTGCCTCCATTGCTGCTTTCACCTCTGCCCGCGCCGATCGCAACTGTTGCATGGCATCTGAGGTAGAGTTCACCAATTCCTTAGGGTTGCTATGCGTGAGTAGGGCTTGAGCTGCGGCTTCTGGGTTATAGTGAGAGGCTCGGCGGATGGCATTAATGAGAACCGTTGCCTCTTTTAAGTATTTGGCGGTGTACTTGCGCTTAGCAGTACTCAACAACTCAAAAGGAGCCCGATCGCCCAAGTCACTCACAATCCCAATTGCGGCAATCCAATCTAAATCTGAGATATCCGCGATCGCTTGGCACAGATCCCAAACTAGGAGCGATGTATTCGGCACAGGGTCCCAAGTGTAAGCACTAATGAGTGTATCTCCGGGTGGCACTCCTTCGGGGTGGTGATGATCGATAAAACAGGTGGGAACACCTGCCAATACAGGTTCAGTTTGACTGCCCAAATCCAGGACAAACAAGCGATCGGGATGCTCCGCCTTGACGCGATCGCGGTTGTTAGCTGTCCAAGCATTACGTTCGCGATCGGGAATCACACGGGTAGGAGCGACAAACCCAGCTCGCTGAAAGGCTTGCTGCCATACGACTCCCGCCGTCACACCATCAGCATCAGAGTCATGTAGTGCCACCAATTTACTAGCGGTAGAAATGCCTCCGACAAACTGTGCGAACACGGTATAAGCTGCTGCCAAGTTGTGAGTGAAATCCGTTCTAGTTTCCAGTTTTTGCGTCATGATCGATAAGTTCTCATGTTTCTGCGAGCCGACGGACTGTTTCTAGCGTGTCAATCTCTTCCGGTGGCTTATCATGCCGTATCCGCACAATCCGAGGAAAGCGCAGGGCATAGCCGCTCTTGTGGCGCTTGGAGAGTTGGACGCGATCGAACGTCACTTCCAGAACAATTTGAGGCTCCACGACATGCACTTTGCCATGAGCAAACTCCTGTACCGTATGCGCTTGGAACCAAGTAGATAGCTCTGTTACTTCCAGATCCGTCAAACCAGAGTAAGCTTTACCCACATTCAGCAAAGTAGGATCGGTTTCACTAGCTCGCACAGCAAAGGTGTAATCGGAGAGAAATCGACTACGCTTGCCAGTGCCCACTTCTGCCGCTGTTACCACTACATCCAGGGTGGCGATCGCCCGCTTGATTTTTAGCCAATCCTTACCCCGCCGTCCTGGTTTGTAGGTAGAGTTGAGCGCCTTGACCATCAATCCTTCGTTACCGCGATCGCGAGCTGCGAGAAATTCTGCATCCAAAGCCGTGGCATCGCTAAAGCGTTGTGAGACTGCCCGACGAACTCTCGGTATCGCCAGTGGCAGCATCGTTAATGCCGCTTGACGCTGCACATACGGCTCCTCTATTAACACCATGCCATTTTGGTAGAGCAGATCATAGGCAACAAACGCCACAGGCACTTCAGCTAATAGTTTTTCTGTAGGGGCTTTACGTCCCAACCGCTTTTGTAGTTCCTGAAAGGGGAGAATTTGCTCACCTCGGAACGGCACAATTTCGCCATCCAAAATCAATTCTGTGGTTTCTCCTTCTTCAGTCCCTCTTGCTAAAGCAGCCAATGGAGCCAACAAGTCTGGGAAACTCGTTGTGATGTCATCTAAGGTGCGAGAAAAAAGAGCCACCCGAATGCCATCAATCACGATTCCGTGAGCCGATTTATTTGCTGGATCGGCGGGAGCAATATGGGCTTGGGCTCGAATGCCATCGTATTTATCCTCAACCGCAAATTCTCCTGGTAACAGTCGGGATACTTCTACCAAATCCTCAGCGGGACTCGCCAACATAAACTTAATTGGATGAAATAGCTGCATTTGGGCTTGCTCTAGCTGGCCGTGACGAGCCAATACAGCCGTCGCCCCAATATCCCCTAGCAACATATTTACCCACTGAATCCGCTCTACCTTTTGCTTTGCCAGTCGAGCGATCGCATCTTCTACCGCGCCTTCTTTGAGACCAATCCGCAGATCTCCAGATAACAGCTTGATCAAATACTTTGCTTCTAAGGGAGTCGCGCGTTTCAGCAGTTTGACTACCCACTCTAGTTTGCGCTTGGAGCCTTTGGTTTTGGCAATTTGCTCTAGGGCGATCGCGACATCGGTAAGATCAAGAGAAGATAAGGCGCGATCGGGAAACACAGCAGCCGTGACATCACCTAAGTCTCCCAGTTTGACCAACTGCGTCTTGAGCGTCTCCAACTCAATCTTCGTAATCAGCATCAAAGCTGACAACAGAGTCGCCCCTCCAACCTTAGTTGTTCTTTGCTCCTTCAAAGGAAACACATAGCCTGCAAAATAACGAGCTGCATAAGCTAGTTGCTCATCGCTGAGGCTATTAAAGTAGTGACCCAGTAAAGCAGACTTGGCCAAGCGTTTCGTTGTGGCACCCACCTGTTCTGCCACTTGGGCAAACCGCCGAAAGGCACCCATCTGAGCACCTGTGCCAGAATCAACCCCAACTTTAACCACAGGGGT
Above is a window of Trichocoleus sp. FACHB-46 DNA encoding:
- a CDS encoding DHHA1 domain-containing protein; protein product: MTQKLETRTDFTHNLAAAYTVFAQFVGGISTASKLVALHDSDADGVTAGVVWQQAFQRAGFVAPTRVIPDRERNAWTANNRDRVKAEHPDRLFVLDLGSQTEPVLAGVPTCFIDHHHPEGVPPGDTLISAYTWDPVPNTSLLVWDLCQAIADISDLDWIAAIGIVSDLGDRAPFELLSTAKRKYTAKYLKEATVLINAIRRASHYNPEAAAQALLTHSNPKELVNSTSDAMQQLRSARAEVKAAMEAGRKAAPVFAGDVALIQVKSPCQIHPLLAQSWRTRLPKHIVIVANSGYLPGRVNFSARSTSANVLEFLRAQQISEGEGSYGHGHDQASGGSLPQERWQELLLKIGFPREAIAS
- a CDS encoding ATP-dependent DNA ligase, coding for MTSGDLGANSLTTPVVKVGVDSGTGAQMGAFRRFAQVAEQVGATTKRLAKSALLGHYFNSLSDEQLAYAARYFAGYVFPLKEQRTTKVGGATLLSALMLITKIELETLKTQLVKLGDLGDVTAAVFPDRALSSLDLTDVAIALEQIAKTKGSKRKLEWVVKLLKRATPLEAKYLIKLLSGDLRIGLKEGAVEDAIARLAKQKVERIQWVNMLLGDIGATAVLARHGQLEQAQMQLFHPIKFMLASPAEDLVEVSRLLPGEFAVEDKYDGIRAQAHIAPADPANKSAHGIVIDGIRVALFSRTLDDITTSFPDLLAPLAALARGTEEGETTELILDGEIVPFRGEQILPFQELQKRLGRKAPTEKLLAEVPVAFVAYDLLYQNGMVLIEEPYVQRQAALTMLPLAIPRVRRAVSQRFSDATALDAEFLAARDRGNEGLMVKALNSTYKPGRRGKDWLKIKRAIATLDVVVTAAEVGTGKRSRFLSDYTFAVRASETDPTLLNVGKAYSGLTDLEVTELSTWFQAHTVQEFAHGKVHVVEPQIVLEVTFDRVQLSKRHKSGYALRFPRIVRIRHDKPPEEIDTLETVRRLAET